A stretch of Oryza brachyantha chromosome 4, ObraRS2, whole genome shotgun sequence DNA encodes these proteins:
- the LOC102711424 gene encoding autophagy-related protein 8B encodes MAKSSFKLEHPLERRQAEANRIREKYSDRIPVIVEKAERSDIPDIDKKKYLVPADLTVGQFVYVVRKRIKLSPEKAIFIFVKNTLPPTAALMSAIYEENKDEDGFLYMTYSGENTFGLP; translated from the exons ATGGCCAAGAGCTCGTTCAAGCTGGAGCACCCTCTCG AGAGGAGGCAGGCTGAGGCTAACCGTATTAGAGAAAAGTACAGTGACAGAATTCCT GTGATTGTTGAGAAAGCTGAAAGAAGTGATATTCCTGACATCGACAAGAAAAA GTACCTGGTCCCTGCTGATCTAACCGTTGGGCAGTTTGTCTATGTTGTTCGGAAGCGGATCAAGCTCAGTCCTGAGAAAGCAATCTTCATCTTTGTGAAGAATACTCTTCCACCAACAG CTGCTCTGATGTCTGCAATTTACGAGGAGAACAAGGATGAGGATGGTTTCCTCTATATGACTTACAGTGGTGAGAACACCTTTGGGCTGCCCTAG
- the LOC102720877 gene encoding polyphenol oxidase I, chloroplastic-like, translated as MESVNVARSASATPRMAPPCTGGLQITLRRDGYSNLLMHRKTKGRRQRYVSCRATDAGGRGVDRRGVLLGIGGAAAGMVATQGGGGGGALAAPIQAPDLGDCHQPVDLPATAPETNCCPTYRAGTAPVDFAPPPASSPLRVRPAAQLADREYLAKYEKAVSLMKKLPADDPRSFEQQWRVHCAYCDGAYDQVGFPGLEIQVHSCWLFFPWHRMYLYFHERILGKLIGDETFALPFWNWDAPAGMSFPAIYANGSSPLYDPRRNPAHQPPFPLDLDYSGTDPTIPKDQLIDQNLKIMYRQMISGARKAELFMGQPYRAGDQPEPGAGSIESVPHNTVHRWTGDPRQPNGEDMGIFYSAARDPVFFAHHGNVDRMWYIRRGLFPGNTDFTDPDWLDASFLFYDEDARLVRVRVRDSLDMAALRYTYQDVGLPWLNATPSKGGAGAPAAATGALPGTLDKTVRVAVTRPKTSRSRKEKDAEEEVLVIEGIEVPDHSTYVKFDVFVNAPESEDDCVAAAATCAGSVALTPHGVHHEERKRSPRKTVARFGICDLLDDIGADGDKTIVVSIVPRCGCDNVTVAGVSIALVK; from the exons ATGGAGAGCGTTAATGTAGCACGTAGTGCAAGCGCTACGCCTCGCATGGCGCCGCCGTGCACCGGCGGCCTCCAAATTACCCTTCGGCGAGACGGCTACAGCAACCTGCTCATGCACCGCAAGACGAAAGGGAGGAGGCAGCGGTACGTGTCATGCAGGGCTaccgacgccggcggccgcggtgtCGACCGCCGTGGCGTGCTCCTCGgcatcggcggcgcggccgccggtaTGGTGGCCACgcagggtggtggtggcggcggcgctctcgCGGCGCCCATCCAGGCACCGGACCTCGGCGACTGCCACCAGCCCGTGGACCTCCCAGCCACGGCTCCGGAGACCAACTGCTGCCCGACGTACCGCGCCGGCACCGCCCCCGTCGacttcgcgccgccgccggcatccTCGCCGCTCCGcgtgcggccggcggcgcagctGGCGGACAGGGAGTACCTGGCCAAGTACGAGAAGGCCGTGTCGCTCATGAAGAAGCTCCCCGCCGACGACCCCCGGAGCTTCGAGCAGCAGTGGCGCGTCCACTGCGCCTACTGCGACGGCGCCTACGACCAGGTCGGCTTCCCGGGCCTGGAGATCCAGGTCCACAGCTGTTGGCTCTTCTTCCCGTGGCACAG GATGTACCTGTACTTCCACGAGAGGATACTGGGCAAGCTCATCGGCGACGAGACGTTCGCGCTGCCGTTCTGGAACTGGGACGCGCCGGCCGGCATGTCGTTCCCGGCGATCTACGCCAACGGTTCGTCGCCGCTGTACGACCCGCGGCGCAACCCGGCGCACCAGCCACCGTTCCCGCTCGACCTTGACTACAGTGGAACCGACCCGACGATCCCGAAAGATCAGCTGATCGATCAGAACCTCAAGATCATGTACCGCCAG ATGATTTCGGGAGCTAGGAAGGCGGAGCTGTTCATGGGGCAGCCATACCGCGCCGGCGACCAGCCGGAACCGGGGGCGGGCTCCATCGAAAGCGTGCCGCACAACACCGTCCACCGATGGACCGGCGACCCGAGGCAGCCGAACGGCGAGGACATGGGCATCTTCTACTCGGCGGCGCGCGACCCGGTGTTCTTCGCGCACCACGGCAACGTCGACCGGATGTGGTACATCCGCCGCGGCCTCTTCCCCGGCAACACCGACTTCACCGACCCGGACTGGCTCGACGCCAGCTTCCTGTTCTACGACGAGGACGCCCGCCTCGTCCGCGTCCGCGTCCGCGACTCGCTCGACATGGCCGCGCTGCGGTACACCTACCAGGACGTCGGCCTGCCGTGGCTGAATGCCACGCCGTCCAAGGGAGGCGCaggcgcgccggcggccgcgaccGGCGCGCTCCCGGGGACCCTGGACAAGACCGTGCGCGTGGCCGTGACGAGGCCCAAGACTTCGAGGAGCCGCAAGGAGAAggacgccgaggaggaggtgctTGTCATCGAGGGGATCGAGGTCCCCGACCACTCCACGTACGTCAAGTTCGACGTGTTCGTGAACGCGCCCGAGAGCGAGGACGActgcgtggcggcggcggcgacgtgcgcCGGCAGCGTCGCGCTGACGCCGCACGGGGTCCACCACGAGGAGAGGAAGCGCTCGCCGAGGAAGACGGTGGCCAGGTTCGGCATCTGCGACTTGCTGGACGACatcggcgccgacggcgacaaGACGATCGTCGTGTCGATCGTGCCGAGGTGCGGCTGCGAcaacgtcaccgtcgccggcgtcagCATCGCCCTTGTTAAGTGA